atattgggttattttaattccaaaggccaagggcactttatcaggatgcatagtattcATCACGCAGATGAACTTAGACAGTCTGACgctgcacattcacacacacaactcattatATTACACTCACACCGTACACTCCccactttttttcctctttttaatcaacttttgcataagtgtgtaaacttattcaagccactgtacctTCTACTGCGTTGATCTTGACCTGCATTAGATTTTTCTATATACATAAATGGCTGCATTTAGGAGGCGACCACCGCAAGCAATCACGGCCATTCAAGTCAGCGCTCGACGTTCCGCCCGCCCTGGCGCGTCCCAGAAGCATGCGTGAAGCGGCGCGGCGCTCCGCTAAAGAAAGGCGCCAGGTCTATTTTCATGCAAATCATTCTAGGAGGAAACGGGATAGCCAGCGCATCCAGTCGATTTACCAAAAGACACCCCCCCAAATTATATGTGTCGCCTCTACAACACCATGGATGACAAGAGATTAATTTTGTAGGaggaaaaacataacaaatccTTTTTATAAGGAAAACGCCAGAAATAAGAAGGCACGGAATTTCCTTTCAGGGGTGCTTGGACTGGAAGGTAGATAATAGCTAATAAACATGTAATTGTTCTTTCAAGTACTTGTAGAGAAGACAATAAAATCTGCGAGACGCCCAGCTTCTGAGGCGCTCCCGGTGTGCTATGGTGTACGGCAGCACAGACGTGCCTTTTGTTAAGAATTCGGGGTAAGAGGTCCTGGCACACCCACCTTGCCGAGGGAACTGTTCTGCCAGTTTGCGCAGGCTGCTGAGGCTGTCTGCTCCCAGCTGACTGAGGATGCCGGGAAGCATCTCCGTCAGCTGCTTGGTCTCAGCGTGGCCCGTGATGGCGAAGGTGTTGGCGGACAGAGAGGCCTGAACTTTGGGGTTGTTGAAGTGGATCACAGTCCCGTCATCCTTGATCATGTTCACCTGAGAAGAGAAGACCACGTGGTTTTTACAGTCATGGTTAAACGCTCCGGTGTCGTCATGATCTGAGCAGTTACTCTGTGCTGAATAAATTCAGTAAACCTGAAAGCAGTCTGGTCTACACTGCCAAGTAAGAAGGCATCAGATTAAAGTAAAAGGTAAGATCCATACCAATTTACCTCCTCAATCCCTGCAATATTGTTGACAGCCAACTTCTTAAGTGAACTCTGAAGCTTTTTGTCATCAGCTGTTGCAGTTCTGTGTACCACCTTCTTCTTCCTGCGCGCAGATCCCTTAAACCAAAAGAAAAGATAAGAGTCTTAAATTACAGTCACTGTGACTTGCAAGAGTGACAGCATtaggagacaaagagagggcCATAGGGGAAACATAGCCTTTCTTGTTGTTTTATAGTATTTCATACTAGGCTCTCAATTCAATACACATATGAATCAAACAAGAATATACAATGTGATTCTGTTCAAAATCTCTTGCAGTCTATTATATACTAAAATGTATAATCACAATGTAAAACAAGTTAATGAAGATCCCTTGAATGGGTTTCAATGGTCTCTGGGGGACAAACTATTTGATGATGTCACTGTTTCTAAACTAGCTACCTCTATTGAGAgctttaaatcaattttaaaaactcatctttttgcactggctttGAACATAAGCTGAGCTGggacattttattgttattgattaGAGTAGAGTGtcttatctgttttttgttgtgtttggcaTATTCTGTTTTATGAGGGTTTTTTCCGgttatttattatgcttttatcttatgttgttatctatatttgtacagcactttggggcagtagtgaccgtttgtaaatgtgctatataaataaactttgaccttgacctcGACCTTCTTGTTGTTATAGCCGGCATATGCGCTGATAGCAATATATCGGCAACAAGCTAATATTGGCTGATATTTTTCGATTTGACATCTCTCGTTTAGGTCACACATATTTTTGCTAAATcccactttttttgtgttacacTGCTGTGAAATGACTCAATGTAatactatatttaaaaaaataagagttgTAATCAGAGacacttaaaaatgtatcataatGTGACCATAACATAAGTGATTAATCCACATAATTTATCATTGATTGATCTCcaatttatttgaataaatgtcAGAGTTAACCGTAAAAACAAGGCCATAACTATTTCCCACAGCTCAATATGTCAACTTCAaaatttcttcttttgtccAAACATCAGTCCAACCCAAatagatttatttacaacaaaagaaaccaaGAAAACATAATTGAATTGACTAGTAGTGTCTTCActctaaataatttaaaagacacaaatatcaagactaaaatatttaatacttaaatagcatcaatattttaatacatttgcattttagcTCTAATGTGAAAGTCGAGCACATTCTCGGACACTCTGTATTTACTTTCTcacattgaaaatgtattttgacaCCATCATATCATACCAAATACAAGAATGAATTATTgtaaatgctataaaaacattgcaaacttgcaaataaaaacgtgaaaagtaaaattacaaacatcactttttatgaTAAGATGCATTTTAGGTTTTGGCTTAGCATAGTTTATTTGacataaagaaaagaatagcacacatacagagacacgcacacacaaaacagaaacacacacacacgcacacacaagcgcgcgcacacacacacgcgcggaTACACACTTACCTTTCCTCCTATTCGGACCTGAGCTTGAAGTTTTGCTAGTTTTTCTTGATTCATGTTGTCACCTACAAAATGAGAACATTGACGATAATGTTGAAAACGGTGCAGCTAAACAATTAGCATGTAGCTGCTTTCCCTGTCGAGTGGGAGCTAAAACATAAGGtactgcaacaacaaaatgagCTGAGAGAGAGTCCAGTTTCTACATAACACAGTGAAattcag
This sequence is a window from Etheostoma cragini isolate CJK2018 chromosome 9, CSU_Ecrag_1.0, whole genome shotgun sequence. Protein-coding genes within it:
- the btf3l4 gene encoding transcription factor BTF3 homolog 4; this encodes MNQEKLAKLQAQVRIGGKGSARRKKKVVHRTATADDKKLQSSLKKLAVNNIAGIEEVNMIKDDGTVIHFNNPKVQASLSANTFAITGHAETKQLTEMLPGILSQLGADSLSSLRKLAEQFPRQALDSKAPKAEDIEEEDDDVPDLVENFDEASKNEAN